The following is a genomic window from Corallococcus soli.
GCGCGACGTCCTCCTCCTGCAACAGCGCGCCGCGAGGCCCCACGCCCTCCAGGATGTCGAACAGCAGCGGCGCCGCGTTCTCCGCGCCCACCAGGTGGACGCTGGAGGCGTGGTTGAAGTTGCCCAGCCACACCACCGCCGTGTGCTTCGGCCCGGAGCCCGCCGCCCACGCATCCCGGTTGCCGAAGCTCGTGCCCGTCTTCCAGTGCACCCGCGCCGGCAGTCCCGTCAGGCGCCGCCGCTCCGGGAAGTCCGGCCGGTCGCGCAGCGACAGCGCCTGCCGCGTCAGCCACGCGGCGCCCGGTGACACCAGCGCGCGGACCTGCTTCGCCGGCGCCGGCGCTTCGTCCAGCACCCGCAGCGGCCGGGCCCGTCCATCCCCCGCCAGCGCCAGGTACACGCCCGCCAGCTCCAGCGGCGTGAGTTCCAGCCCGCCCACCGCCGCGGACAGGCCGTAGTGCCCCGGGTGCGGCGCCAGGCTGGTGACGCCCGCCTGTCGCAGCGAGCCCAGGAAGCCCTCCACGCCCATCCGCTCCAACAGCCGCACGAACGGCAGGTTGAGCGACTGCGACAGCGCGGACTCCATCCGCACCAGCCCCTGGAAGCGCCCGTCGAAGTTGCGCGGCGCATAGCCGCCGTACGACACCGGGATGTCCGTCACCAGCGTCTCCGGCCCCACCATCCCCTGGTCGATTCCAAGGGCGTACAGCAGCGGCTTGAGCGCCGAGCCGGGAGAGCGCGGCGTGGCGAAGCCGACAATCTGCCCGCCGTTCTTCCCGTCGAAGAAGTCGAAGTTGCCCACCAGCGCGCGCACCTCGCCGGTGTCGCGGTCCACCACCACCACCGCGCCGTTGTGGATGCCCTGCCGCTCCAACCTCCGGGCCGAGTCCTCCAGCGTGCGCTCCACGAACCGCTGCGTGCCCGCGTCCAGGGTCGTGCGCAGCCAGAGGGCCTCCGGCCGCTGCGCCTTGAGCCACACCGCCGCGTGCGGGGCCTCCCTGGGGAACGGCTTCAGCACGTCCGGCACCGCGGTCGCGCGCACCTCCTCCAGCACCACGTCGGGCGCCACCCCTTCCACGCCCAGGCCGCCCGACGCCAGCAACCTCCGGGCGATGTCGTCCCGCGCCGAGCGCAGCCGGGCCGCGTTCTCCGGCGAGGGATAGCGCCGGTTCGGGTTCTGCGGCACCGCCAGCAGCGTGGCGATCTCCGCCGGACTCAGGTGCGCGGCGGTGTGCCCGAAGTACGCGAGCGCCGCCGCCTCCACGCCCTCCATGTTGCGGCCGTAGGGCACGAACTGGAGGTACGCCTCCAGCACCTCCTGCTTCGACAACCGCACCTCCAACTGCGCGGCGCGGAACGACTCCACGATCTTGGAGGTGAACGTGCGCGGCCGTGGCTCCAGCACGCGCACCAACTGCATCGTCAGCGTGGAAGCGCCCGACACCCGCCGCCCCCGGCTCAGGTTGAGGCCGGCGGCGCGCAGGGCCGCGAGCGGATCCACGCCCGGGTGCCGGAAGAAGCGCTTGTCCTCCAGCGCCAGCAGGGCGCGGACATAGGCCCGGTCGACGCGGTCCTTCGGCGCGGGGATGCGCCACCGCTCGTCCGGGGCGAGGAAGACGTGCGCGGGCGAGCCATCCCGGTACGCCATCACCACCGAGGGGGGAGCGGACAGCCGCTCCGGCAGCGGCACCCACCAGGCCGCCGCGAGGCCCGTGCCCAGAAGCACGAGCCCCGCCAGCACCACTCCCACCCACTTCCTTCCGCTGAGACGCAGGCGACGCATGGGGCCTAGAGCAGCTCTTCCTTCCAGGGACCCGCCACATGCACCGTGCCCGCCGACTCGCGGGCCCAGGTCTCGGAGTCGTACATCGCCTCGGCCTCCGCGGACGGCAAGGTGAACGAGCCCGCCGTCACCGCGCGCACCGCGTAGACGACCTTCTTCGTCTCTCGCGCCTGGAGCGCGCCGAAGACCTCCATCCGGTCATCCCGCACGTTCACGTAGTCCGCGGCCCACTGCTCGTCCGCGGACACCCAGTCCACGCTGCCACCGCGGCCCAGGCGGGCGTTTTCAATCTCCCAGCCCGCCGGCAGCCGGTCCACCAGCGCGATGTTCTGGATGCGCTCGCCGGTGGTGTTCGTCACCTCCAGCTGCACGTAGATGAGGTCCGCCAGCTTCACCGGCGTCGACTTCAGGTCCAGCTCCGTGCCGTCCAGCGAGTGCCAGGTGCGCTTGAGCGTCAGCCCCTGGCCGCCCACCTTGACCTCCGGCGTGGTGCGCACGCCCTCGCTGTTGACGATGAGGTACACGGAGCCCGTCCCCTTGTCCTTCATGTCCAGCGACAGGCCGGCCCGCTCGCTGGCGCGCGCCAGCGACCACGTGCGGTCCGATACCCGCGCGTCCTTCTCCGGGCTGGGCGCCAGGGCCTTGCCCCCGGCCGTCAGCGTGGGAGGCGTGAAGCTGGCCGCCGTGCCCTGCAGCCGCTTGCCCAGGCCGGTGATGCCCCACACCAGCTCCTGCGTGGAGTAGTACGCCGACGTGCGCGACTGGAGCGCCGTCGCCACCATGCGCGCCAGCGGCTCACCCTCCGGCGCGTCGCCGAAGAGGTCCTGGAAGGTGCTCAGCATCATGCCGCGCCGGCGCCGGTCGGAGTAGAACGACCAGTTGTTCTTGCGCTCGTCGGTGACGGGCGACAGGTCCGGGCCGCGCAGGTCCTTCTCGTAGCGACGGTCGCCGGACAGCCACAGCGCGGCCTTGAGCAGGTACAGGTCCTCCAGCTGCTCACCCGTGAGCGGCGTCTTCTTCGCGCCCGCCTCCAGCGTGTTCACCAGGGCCTGCACCCGCGCCTTGCGCCCCTTGCCCGCGGACGCGAGCACGTAGTGCATGTACGACTCCGCGTGCTGGCCGTAGTGGTCGTCCTGGCCGAGCCTGCCCTCCTTCTGGGTCAGCTCGTTGCCCAGCCACGTGAGCGCGCTCTCCAGCCGGTCCTCCGGCACCGGGTACTTCAGCTTGCGCGCGTCCAGGAGCATGTGCGTCGCGTACGCCGTGCCCCAGGCGACGGGCTCCACCGCGCCCGGCCAGTAGGAGAAGCCGCCGGAGGCCGTCTGCATCGACAGCACCCGGTTGATGCCCGACTGCACCATGTCCCCCACCTTCGCCGTGGAGACGAGCGTGGGGTCCACGCGGTCCACCAGCTGGCTGACGAACAGCAGCGGCCGGGTGGAGGACGTCGTCTGCTCGATGCAGCCGTGCGGGTAGCGCACCAGGTACGAGAGGTGCTGGAGCGACTTCGCGTAGGGATTGTTCGTCACCCACACCGTGGTGCGCTCCGTGGTGGGCACCCAGCCCTGGAGCAGCGGCCCCAGGTCCGTCGTGCCCTGCGCCAGCTCCACCTGTTGGATCCTCCGCTCCCGAGGGCCCGCCGGGGACAGCGGCACGTCCAGCTGTTCGCGCGACGTGTAGCCCCCGCCCTCCACCGTCACGAGGAGCCGCGCCGCGCCCACGGACTGCACCGCGCGGCCCTGGAACACGAAGGTGCGCGACTTGCCATCCTCCAGCCGGGCCCGGCCCTCGCTCATGCCGGACAGCTTCAGCGGCGAGCCCGCGTTCTCCGGCATCGCCATGCCCGGCACCGCCAGGGCTTCCGCCGCCAGCGTCACCTTCACGTCCTGCGCCTTGCCGGACAGGTTGGTGACGAAGACGGGAATCTGGATGTCGTCGTTCTGGGTGAGGAAGCGCGGCAGCGTCGCCTGGAGCACCAGCGGGTCGCGCACCACCACCTGCGCGCTGGCCCGGCCGACGCGCTTGTTGCCCGCCGTCACCACCATCACCCGCACCGCGCCCCGGTACTGCGGCAGCTTGAAGGGCACGCGCAGCTTGCCGGAGGCCGGCACCTCCACCACGCCGCTCCACAGCGCCACCGGCTTGACGGGCTGCACGCGGCCCGCCGCCCCGCCGGCCTCGTCACCGCCGGTGGAGCTGGAGTTGCCTCCGGGCGGAACGAGCAGCGCCCAACCCACCGTTTCGAAGGTCTGGATGCCCAGCGCGCGCCGGGTGAAGATCTCCTTGAGCGGATCCGGGCTCTGGAAGCGCGTGAGGGACAGGATGCCCTCGTCCACCACCGCCACGGTGGCGAAGGTGGGGCCATCCACGCCCTCCACCGCCAGGTCCACGGTGAGGGTGTCGTTGGAGCGGACCTCCTTGGGCACCGTCAGCGTGACGGCCTGGGTGAAGTCCACCGGCTCCAGCGCGATGCTGCCCACGCCGAAGGCGCGGTCGGGCATGAAGGCCTTGGCGGACTCCAGGTGCGGATCCTTCACGAGGAACGCGCTCACGTAGACGTTGGGCGCGTACTCCGTCGGCGTGAAGCTCCAGGACACCTCCCCGGGCTCCGCCTGCTTCCACGCGGTGAAGAGCACACGGTCGGTCTCCACCGTGAACAGGACGCGGCCCCGGTAGGGCGCCTTGACCTTCACCGTGAGGGCCTCGCCCACCTTGCCCTTCGCGGGCAGCGACAGCTCCAGCGCGGTGGGCTTGAGCGGACGCGGCGTCTGGTCCACGCGCGAGCCCTCGCCCCACCAGTAGTAGCGGCCCTCACCCTCCAGCGTCAGGTCCGTCTGGGTGGCGCCCGCGCGAGCGCGCACGAGGTAGCCCGCGCCGCCCTTGCTCGGCGTCACCGTGGCGGAGAAGCGGCCGCCCTCCACCTTCACCGTCAACTGGCCGTCGCGCTGGGGGCGCAGGTAGCGCTGGTATTGCTCGGAGCCGGATTCCTCGTCGTAGTAGTAGCCGTAGTTCTCCTCCAGCGACTGGTACTCCAGCTCCACCGTCTTCGGCCCCTTGCCGTCGGCGACGGGCTGACCGCTCCAGTCCACCACCAGGCCCGACACCGTGAAGGGCGTGCCCGCCTTCACCTTCTGCGCGTTGGCCTGGAGGCCCAGGTAGTAGGCCTCCGGGTGCACCGGCACGTTCGCCTCGCCGATGGTGGCGCGGCCGCTGCCGGACTCGAAGACGCTGGCCACGGCGGACAGCCGCGTCGCACCCTTGATGGGTCCCGACGCCGCCTGCGCCGGACACTTGAGCAGCGCCTGTCCCTTCGCATCCAGCGTGCCCTTCACCTGGCCCAGCGTGACGGGCCGGGGCTCGTTGCCGTCCTGGCGCCAGAGGCCGTAGGTGTACTGCCCGTTCTGCTTGGGCTTGAAGGGCACCGACTCCAGGCGGCACGTCATCTCCACCGGGCTGCCCTCCGCCGAGCCGCCGAAGAGGTACGCGGCCTCCACGGCCACGGGGATCTCCCCGCCCTGCTTGTAGCCGGGGGCCTGCGCGGCCGCGGTCACCTTCATGCGCTCCGGGACGAACTCCTCCACGCTCAGGCCGTAGGAGGCCACCTCGCGGTCGGCGATCCTCAGGTGCACCGAATAGCGGCCCGTGTCCTGGAAGGCCGCGAACGTCTGGTCCAGCGACACGAGGCCCGCCGCGTTCGTCTTCAGCGTCTCCTTGCGGATTTCACGCTCGCGCGGGTCGATGACGCGCACCTCCACCGGCATGCCCGCGGGCGGCGCCAGGTTGTCCTGGCCGCGCAGCACCGCGGCCACGTGCGCGGTGTCACCAGGACGGTACACGCCGCGGTCGGACCAGAGGGAGGCGCGGTACGGCTGCGCGGCGCGGTACGGCTCGCCCTGCACGTCCGAGTTGGCGATCTCCGTCTTGAGCTCGTCGTACTTGAGGTACGTCAGCTCTTCGCCCTTCCGGGCCACGAGCGCGAACGGCTCGCTGTCATCCGCGTCCGGCGCGGGCACCTTGAGCTGGCAGCCGGCGTCTGCCTGCGTGGTGCAGCGGGCCACCGTCTGCCCGCTCTTCTTCACCAGCGACACCTCCACGCCGGACAGGGGTTCGGTGCTCTCCAGGCCGAGCGCCCAGACCCAGACCTCGCCGGAGTCCTTGGAGCCCGGCGCGGGCCCGCCCTTCTTGGCGACGAGGCTCAGGTCGGTGAGCAGGATGCGGGAGGCGGCGCGGTGGTCGCCGCGCTCGGCGGTGATCTCCACGAGGCCGCGCGTGGCGGCGGGCACCAGCGACGCCACGTCCACGTAGGTGGTGAGCAGCGCGTCCGGCGTCGACTTGAGGGGCACGTCCTTGCGCAGCAGCACGTTGCTGGTCCGCTCGTCCGCCTTCTCGTTGGAGTCGTTGCTCATCCAGAAGACGAGGTTCTCCGGCGGCACGTTGCGCACCGTGAGCGTCACCTCCTCCAGGTTGAGGTGCTGCAGGGGCAGGTTCTTCCACGCGCTGCGCGGCAGGTAGCGACCGCTGGTGGAGAAGCGCACCTGGGGCGCTCGGGCGGGCACGGAGTAGCCGCGCGAGAAGGTGCCCAGGAAGGTGCCACCGCCCACGGTGGGCGTGCCCTCCGCGATGGAGAGCGTGTGGGGGCCGCGCTTGAAGTCACCGAAGATGCGGAAGCCACGGCGCGACGGCGCGACGGTGAACTTCACCTTGGGCTTGAAGCGGAGGGCCTCCGCGGCCACGGCGTCGCTCAGCGAGCAGCCCCGGTTGTCGTCGTCGTAGTAGTAGGAATCCCACCGCTCATCGACAGGGCTGGGGGACGCGTCCGCCTCCACGTCGCGGCAGCTCACCTCGAAGAAGTAGCCGTTGGCGCCCTCCTCCAGGCTGACGTAGGTGATGTCCGTGCGCTTGCCGCCGGCCAGCGGGAAGCTGGCGTTGGCCGCCGGAGCGCGGGTGTCGGGCGCTCCCGCCTGCGCCAGCCCGTCACGCAGCGCGAACTGCACGATGGACGCGGGCCGCAGCTTCGGGTGGGTGAGCGTCACGGCCAGCGAGTTGCGCGTGTCCGCGCGGGTGGCCCACTTCACGTCCGTGATGGCGGCGTCCCCGACGCGGAAGCTCGAACGGGAGCGCACGGCGGCCAGCTCCACCGGCCCGGAGAAGGTGACGTTCAGCTCCACCAGGCCCTTGATCAAATCCATCCGCGTGGGCACCGCCTGGACGAACTTGAAGGCGTACGTGGTGAAGTTGTAGCGCCACGCCCGCTCCGACGGCGGCTTGACGACGCCCACGTCGGTGCCCACGGCGTCCACCGACACGATGTACGTCGCGCCGGCCGTGAAGCCGGGGGCCGCCGGGGTGAAGCGCAGCGACGACGGCCCGGTCCACGACAGGCTGCCGGCCACCGGGGGCGAAATCGTCAGCACGCTGCCCAGGACGGATTCGTTGGACGGGCGCACGGGGCGGGAGAACTCGACGACGATGCCTTCGGGGAGGCTGTTCTCGCTGCCCAGCTCGTGGATGACGGGCGTCAGCGTCTCCGTCCGCATCAGGGCCGCGACGGGAGAGGTGCCCGGCTTCGTGGCCTCCGTCGCCCCGGAGGTGGCGGGGGTGATGGGGGTGGCGGGCGGCGGTGACGCGGGCTCCTGCTTGCAGCCGGCGAGCAGCGCGCCCACCAGGAACGCCGGCAGCAGCCAGCGGGCACGGGGTGCGCGCGGGGGCCTGGGCGGGACAGCGGACTGCGGGGACATGTTTCCTCCGGGGGTGGCGGCGGGACCGATTTCATTCCGCGTGCCGTGCGTGGGGCTCCTCGGAGGCGCACGGAAAGTGCGGCCCGGCGACCACGTGCCGGCGCTCCCCCATGCGCGTCCGCAGGCCCACAGGGTGTCCGGGCAGCCGCACTCGGGTGGCTTCCGGACGCGCGCGGGACGCGGGGTTTCGGCGCGCAGACTGGCGGTGGAGGGGCTCGCGGGTCAACTGGGGGACCCCGGGAGTCGGCCGGAGCGCTAGGGTGGCCGGCCCATGGTGCTGCCCGTCCGATTCGTCCTCATGCGCCCGCGCAACGCGGAGAACCTGGGCGCCGCCGCCCGAGCCCTGAAGAACTGCGGCCTGTCCGACTGGGCCTGGGTGACACCGGAGGTGGAGGACCTGGGGCCGGCGCACCGGCTGGCCGTGCACGCGGAGGACATGCTGGGTGGGGTGAAGCGGCCGGACACGCTGGAGGCCGCCCTGTCCGACTGCGTCTGGGTGGTGGGGACCAGCTCGCGCAAGGTGGAGGGCAAGCGACGCCTGTCACCCCGGGCCGTCGGTGAGGAGCTGGTGGCGCGTGCGGCGCAGGGCCCGGTGGCGCTCGTCTTCGGGGATGAGCGCAGCGGGCTCACCAACGCTGAGGTGGAGCGCTGCCATGACCTGTCCGCGGTGCCCACCGCGCCGGAGCAGCCGTCCATCAACCTGGCGCAGGCGGTGCTGCTCTACGCCTACGAGGTGCGGATGGCCGCGCTCGCCCAGAGCGCGCCGCCGCCCGGGCCCCTCCCGCTGGCCGCCACGGACGCGGAGCTGGCGCGGGTGGAGTCCACGCTGGAGGCGCTGCTGACCACGGGCGGCTTCCTGGTGGACGAGCAGCCCGGGCGCACGGCGGTAAGGGACCTGTTCGCGCCCCTGCGCCGCTCCCGGCTCACGCGCAACGAAGCGCGGCTGTGGCTGGCCGCGCTGCACACCGTGCGCAAGCACTTCCCTCCCCCCAAGGCCGGGGGCTGAGCAGGCGGGAAGGCCAGCCCTCGCGGCGGGCCATCATGCCCGGGCGTCCCTACCCTCCCTGGAAGCCCGAAGGAAGCACTGGAGGCTTCACCAACGACGCAATGGGAGGACTTCGCGTGGACCACATGCCCTACGAATCCATGGTGGTGGGAGGCAGCGAGCCCGGCGCGGGCGCGCCCCGGCAGGACCCTTCACAGGAGCCGCCCGGTCGCACGCCGAAGACGGCCGAGTCCGGAGGCCAGGAAAACGAGGGCCGCCGCATGCCACAGGGCGAGCCCGGCAAGACGCCCGGCTCCGCTGAAGGCGAGGATCCGGACAGCCCTCCCCGGAAGTAACCCCAACGCACGGCCGCCCTGCGCGGCTACAGTGCCGCGCCCATGCCTCGCAAGCCCGAACGGCCACCGAAGTCCCCTCCCCGCCCCAACCGCTGGGAGGGCAAGGAGAAGCCGGACTGGCTGTCCCGGGCACTGGCCCGCGCGGGCGCCATGCCCCAGAAGGACGCGGAGGCCGCCATCAAGGCGGGCCGGGTGAGCATCAACGGCCACGTCGTGAAGACGCACCTGACGCCCGTGCCACCCGACGCCGTCATCAAGGTGGACGGCCTGCCGGTGCGCAAGGTGGCGCCCACCCACGTCCTGGCCTTCCACAAGCCCGCGGGCGTGCTGTCCTCCACCGCGCGCCAGCACCGCACCGGCACCGTGTTCGAAGTGCTGCTGCCCCAGTTGCCCACGGAGCTCGCCAGCTACACCTGGCACGCGGTGGGGCGGCTGGACGTGGACACCACGGGCCTGCTGCTCTTCACCAACGACGACAAGCTCGTCGCCCACGTCACGTCCCCGGAGACGAACCTGCCCAAGCGCTACGTGGCCACGGTGTTCAGCATCGCGGACGAGGAGCGCGTGGCGCCGCTGCGCCAGGGGATGGTGCTGGATGACGGCCCCGCCCGCCCCGCCGTGGTGCGCGTGCGCGACGAGAAGACGGTGGAGGTGACGCTCACGGAGGGGCGCCACCATCAGGTGAAGCGGATGCTGGGCGCCGTGGGCCTGCCCGCCCGCGCGCTCCACCGGGAGGCCGTGGGCGACATCGTCCTGGGCGACCTGCCCGAGGGCGGCTTCCGGCTCCTCACCGACGAGGAGGTCCGCGACAAGCTGCACTACACCGGCCGCGCGCCCGCCACCGCCATCCCGGAGGCCGAGGACGCCTGACGGGTCCCCGGGGCTGGGCTCCAGCGGTGCCTCGAAACAGGGCCCCCACGGGTGACTTCGCGGTTAGCGCGGCCCGCCGGAAGGGATAGGGTGCGCCCCATGGCGGACTTCGACCTGGTGGTCATCGGCTCTGGACCGGCCGGAGAGTGGGGGGCAATCCAGGCCTCGCTTTCGGGCAAGCGGGTGGCGGTGGTGGAGCGCGAGCCGGTGCTCGGCGGCACCGCGGCCAACACCGGCACCCTCCCCTCCAAGACGCTGCGCGAGACGGCCCTGCACCTGTCCGGCTTCAAGGCGCGCGGCCTCTACAGCGTGGACGCCACCCTGCGCCACGAAGCCACCGTCTCCGACTTCCTCTTCCGCGAGCGCCGCGTGAAGCAGATGGAGCGCGAGCGCATCCACAAGAACCTGCAGCGCCACGGCGTCACGGTCTTCCAGGGCCGGGGCTCCCTGCTGGACGCGCACACCGTGCAGGTCACCCACGATGGCGCCGTGGTGGCGACGCTCGCCGCCTCCACCATCCTCATCGCCACCGGCTCGTCGCCCTACCGCCCGCCCATGTATCCCTTCGGCGATCCGCGCGTGCACGACTCGGATGAGATCCTGGACATCACCACCCTGCCCCGCACGCTGGTGGTGGTGGGCGGCGGCGTCATCGGCTGTGAGTACGCGTGCATGTTCGCCGCGCTCGGCATCCCGGTGACGCTGGTGGAGGTGAAGCACGAGCTGCTGGCCTTCCTGGACGGCGAAGTCGGTCAGCTGCTGCGCGACTGCATGGAGACGCTGGGCGTGCGGCTGCGCCTGGGCCAGGTGGTGGAGTCCGCGCACGTCCCCGAGTCCCACGAGGAGCCCATCCGCCTGAGGCTGTCCACGGGCGAGGTGCTGGAGGCCGACCAGGTGCTGGTGGCCTCCGGCCGCACCTCCAACACCGCGGGCCTGGGCATCGAGGCGCTGGGCGTGAAGCAGGGCAAGCGCGGGCAGATTGAAGTCGGGCTCGCGTACCAGACGGCCGTGCCCCACATCTACGCGGTGGGGGACGTCATCGGCTTCCCGGCGCTGGCCTCCACGTCCATGGAGCAGGCCCGCATCGCGATGGAGCACGCCTTCGGGCCGGGCAAGCGCACCCTGACGCCCATCCTGCCCTATGGCATCTACACCATCCCGGAAGTCTCCATGGCGGGCGACACCGAGGAGTCCCTGCGCACGCGCGGCATCCCCTACGTCGTCGGCCGCGCCACCTTCGACACCAACCCGCGCGGGCAGATCATCGGGGAGCGGCAGGGCCTCTTGAAGCTGCTCTTCCACCGCGATGACCTGAAGCTGCTGGGCGTGCACATCCTGGGCGAGCAGGCCACGGAGCTGGTGCACGTGGGGCTCACCGCGCTGCTCACCGGCTCCACCGCGCAGCTCTTCGTGGAGACCTGCTTCAACTACCCGACGCTGTCGGAGGCCTACAAGGCCGCCACCTACGACGCGTTGGATCAGGTGCGCGTCAGCAGCACCTGATCTCCCGGCGCCATCCTCAGCGCGAGTCCTTGAGGCTGCCCACCGTGAAGCCCGCCTCGCGCCGGGCCACGCGGTTCACGTCATCCGACGACACGCGCGCCATGGCAGGTGCGGCCGGGGGCTTCCGGGACGCCTCCCGAGGCGGAATGGAGGGAGCGCCCCGGCCCGAGGCGCCCTGGAGGAGCGAGCGGATCCGCTCCCAGCGCACCTTCTCCTCCACCATGAGCTGCACCAGCTCCTCGCGGGCGGACGCGTCCGGCAGGTCCGACGCCGCCGACGCCACCTTGTCCATGAAGGGCAGCAGGTAACCGAAGTCCCGGTCGAAGTTCAGGGGGTTCGCCATGGGGGGCACCTTATCCGTGGTAGACGCGCGACGCGACGATGCGCCCGCCCCGGACCTCCAGCACCTCCGCCACCGGCAGGGGCGCTTCATTGGGGGCGTGCCGCAGGTACTCCATGAACACCCGGTCGCCGTCGGCGGTGAGGGCCGTCTCCTCGTACCGCAAGCCCGGCAGCCGGGCGATGGCGTCCTTCCACCACCGCTCCAGGGCCGGCCGGCCCACCAGGCGCCCCCCCGTCTCCGGATGCAGGACGCGAATCTTGGGCGACGTGTGCGTTGCATCCTCCGCGTACAGCGCCACCAGGGCCGTTACGTCGTGGGCGTTGAAGGCGCGCAGCCAGGCGCGGGCCAGGGAGAAGTTTTCGCTCGCGTTCATTGTTATGAAGCCTCAGCCGTAAGCAGATGGCGGAACGTAGGCGGATGTACGCCCCGCATCGTGCGGATTTGTCTGGTAACTGAGACCTGTGGGAAGTAAGGGCCCCGCCTGCTCTGTTCCCTCAGGCAATTTTTTCAAGAGAAGAAGGACCGGATCGTGGCCACCAGCGCAACCATCGAGAAGATTCGTAACATCGGTATCTCTGCCCACATCGACTCGGGCAAGACGACGCTCTCCGAGCGCATCCTGTTCTATACGGGCAAGATCCACGAGATCCACGAGGTCCGCGGCAAGGACGGCGTGGGCGCGGTCATGGACTCGATGGACCTGGAGCGTGAGAAGGGCATCACCATCCAGTCCGCCGCCACGTACGCGATCTGGGGCGACTACAACATCAACCTCATCGACACGCCGGGACACGTGGACTTCACCATCGAGGTGGAGCGCGCGCTCCGCGTCCTCGACGGCGCCATCCTGGTGCTCTGCTCGGTGTCGGGCGTGCAGTCGCAGTCCATCACGGTGGACCGCCAGATGAAGCGCTACAAGGTTCCGCGCATCGCGTTCATCAACAAGATGGACCGCGCGGGCGCGAACTATGATCGCGTCGCCCTGCAGCTGAAGGAGAAGCTGGGCCACCACGCGGTGCGCCTCCAGTACCCCATCGGCGCGGAGGACCGCTTCCAGGGCCTCATCGACCTGCTGTCGATGAAGGCGTACTACTTCGACGGCGAGAACGGCGAGAAGATCCGTGAGGAGGCCATCCCCGCGGACATGAAGGACGAGGCCGAGCTGCGCCGCGCGGAGATGATCGAAGGCATCGCCAACGTGGACGACACGCTGGGCGAGGCGTTCCTCATGGACCCGGACTCCATCACGGAGAAGCAGCTGCGTGAGGCCGTCCGCCGCGCCACCATCGCGCTGAAGATGACGCCGGTGATGTGCGGCTCCGCGTACAAGAACAAGGGCGTGCAGCTCCTGCTCGACGCGGTGTGCAGCTACCTGCCGAGCCCCAAGGAAGCGACCAACGAGGCGCTCGACCAGAAGAACAACGAGGCCAAGGTCATCCTGGAGTCGGATCCGGAGAAGCCCTTCGTCGGCCTCGCGTTCAAGCTGGAGGACGGCCGGTACGGGCAGCTCACGTACATGCGCATCTACCAGGGCCGCGTCACCAAGGGCGACTTCATCA
Proteins encoded in this region:
- a CDS encoding Ig-like domain-containing alpha-2-macroglobulin family protein codes for the protein MSPQSAVPPRPPRAPRARWLLPAFLVGALLAGCKQEPASPPPATPITPATSGATEATKPGTSPVAALMRTETLTPVIHELGSENSLPEGIVVEFSRPVRPSNESVLGSVLTISPPVAGSLSWTGPSSLRFTPAAPGFTAGATYIVSVDAVGTDVGVVKPPSERAWRYNFTTYAFKFVQAVPTRMDLIKGLVELNVTFSGPVELAAVRSRSSFRVGDAAITDVKWATRADTRNSLAVTLTHPKLRPASIVQFALRDGLAQAGAPDTRAPAANASFPLAGGKRTDITYVSLEEGANGYFFEVSCRDVEADASPSPVDERWDSYYYDDDNRGCSLSDAVAAEALRFKPKVKFTVAPSRRGFRIFGDFKRGPHTLSIAEGTPTVGGGTFLGTFSRGYSVPARAPQVRFSTSGRYLPRSAWKNLPLQHLNLEEVTLTVRNVPPENLVFWMSNDSNEKADERTSNVLLRKDVPLKSTPDALLTTYVDVASLVPAATRGLVEITAERGDHRAASRILLTDLSLVAKKGGPAPGSKDSGEVWVWALGLESTEPLSGVEVSLVKKSGQTVARCTTQADAGCQLKVPAPDADDSEPFALVARKGEELTYLKYDELKTEIANSDVQGEPYRAAQPYRASLWSDRGVYRPGDTAHVAAVLRGQDNLAPPAGMPVEVRVIDPREREIRKETLKTNAAGLVSLDQTFAAFQDTGRYSVHLRIADREVASYGLSVEEFVPERMKVTAAAQAPGYKQGGEIPVAVEAAYLFGGSAEGSPVEMTCRLESVPFKPKQNGQYTYGLWRQDGNEPRPVTLGQVKGTLDAKGQALLKCPAQAASGPIKGATRLSAVASVFESGSGRATIGEANVPVHPEAYYLGLQANAQKVKAGTPFTVSGLVVDWSGQPVADGKGPKTVELEYQSLEENYGYYYDEESGSEQYQRYLRPQRDGQLTVKVEGGRFSATVTPSKGGAGYLVRARAGATQTDLTLEGEGRYYWWGEGSRVDQTPRPLKPTALELSLPAKGKVGEALTVKVKAPYRGRVLFTVETDRVLFTAWKQAEPGEVSWSFTPTEYAPNVYVSAFLVKDPHLESAKAFMPDRAFGVGSIALEPVDFTQAVTLTVPKEVRSNDTLTVDLAVEGVDGPTFATVAVVDEGILSLTRFQSPDPLKEIFTRRALGIQTFETVGWALLVPPGGNSSSTGGDEAGGAAGRVQPVKPVALWSGVVEVPASGKLRVPFKLPQYRGAVRVMVVTAGNKRVGRASAQVVVRDPLVLQATLPRFLTQNDDIQIPVFVTNLSGKAQDVKVTLAAEALAVPGMAMPENAGSPLKLSGMSEGRARLEDGKSRTFVFQGRAVQSVGAARLLVTVEGGGYTSREQLDVPLSPAGPRERRIQQVELAQGTTDLGPLLQGWVPTTERTTVWVTNNPYAKSLQHLSYLVRYPHGCIEQTTSSTRPLLFVSQLVDRVDPTLVSTAKVGDMVQSGINRVLSMQTASGGFSYWPGAVEPVAWGTAYATHMLLDARKLKYPVPEDRLESALTWLGNELTQKEGRLGQDDHYGQHAESYMHYVLASAGKGRKARVQALVNTLEAGAKKTPLTGEQLEDLYLLKAALWLSGDRRYEKDLRGPDLSPVTDERKNNWSFYSDRRRRGMMLSTFQDLFGDAPEGEPLARMVATALQSRTSAYYSTQELVWGITGLGKRLQGTAASFTPPTLTAGGKALAPSPEKDARVSDRTWSLARASERAGLSLDMKDKGTGSVYLIVNSEGVRTTPEVKVGGQGLTLKRTWHSLDGTELDLKSTPVKLADLIYVQLEVTNTTGERIQNIALVDRLPAGWEIENARLGRGGSVDWVSADEQWAADYVNVRDDRMEVFGALQARETKKVVYAVRAVTAGSFTLPSAEAEAMYDSETWARESAGTVHVAGPWKEELL
- the pbpC gene encoding penicillin-binding protein 1C, with translation MRRLRLSGRKWVGVVLAGLVLLGTGLAAAWWVPLPERLSAPPSVVMAYRDGSPAHVFLAPDERWRIPAPKDRVDRAYVRALLALEDKRFFRHPGVDPLAALRAAGLNLSRGRRVSGASTLTMQLVRVLEPRPRTFTSKIVESFRAAQLEVRLSKQEVLEAYLQFVPYGRNMEGVEAAALAYFGHTAAHLSPAEIATLLAVPQNPNRRYPSPENAARLRSARDDIARRLLASGGLGVEGVAPDVVLEEVRATAVPDVLKPFPREAPHAAVWLKAQRPEALWLRTTLDAGTQRFVERTLEDSARRLERQGIHNGAVVVVDRDTGEVRALVGNFDFFDGKNGGQIVGFATPRSPGSALKPLLYALGIDQGMVGPETLVTDIPVSYGGYAPRNFDGRFQGLVRMESALSQSLNLPFVRLLERMGVEGFLGSLRQAGVTSLAPHPGHYGLSAAVGGLELTPLELAGVYLALAGDGRARPLRVLDEAPAPAKQVRALVSPGAAWLTRQALSLRDRPDFPERRRLTGLPARVHWKTGTSFGNRDAWAAGSGPKHTAVVWLGNFNHASSVHLVGAENAAPLLFDILEGVGPRGALLQEEDVAPPRDLVRVEVCAYSGHLPTDACAQRKTVDAVRTAVPTTPCPYHHRVEVDLDSGLSVGPACREGRRTESRVYLSWPASLRRWLAEQQRQLPEPPPLAPGCVVGGERDTPVIVSPPEGQVALLIPGLPAREQEVPLEAEAAQDRELTWFVDGAYLGTARAAERLWWRPSVGTHDILVTDDRGLTARRTLVVRERE